One Serpentinicella alkaliphila DNA segment encodes these proteins:
- a CDS encoding energy-coupling factor ABC transporter permease gives MSHIHLPDGIISPFLWIPAFLITFCIVYYIIKSIKQDEVRHKIPHTGVAAAIMLLGMSVPIFIVPVHLSLAVLTGILIGPKLGFLAVLVVNFILAFIGHGGITLVGINTLIIGSEVVVGFYIFKYVSKHGNYRFGAMIATSMAVIISMTLMVSMVSATAGFEEALPHHHHGEHHHEEVSEERVLKEVIAEQEVSEEKIIEEEVINEKITNEIETEDTDLDHNHMEFHTAVSNIKYFVFTGWTAVTLILFVGILLESIGTTLIVNYFVKVRPGIVSSVQNKNM, from the coding sequence ACATTTTGTATAGTCTATTATATTATAAAGAGCATAAAGCAAGATGAAGTTAGGCATAAAATTCCTCATACAGGAGTAGCTGCTGCAATTATGCTACTAGGGATGTCCGTACCAATATTTATAGTTCCAGTACATTTGAGTTTAGCAGTTCTTACGGGTATCCTTATAGGGCCGAAATTAGGTTTTTTAGCAGTACTTGTAGTTAATTTTATACTTGCATTTATTGGTCACGGAGGCATAACTCTAGTTGGTATAAATACTTTGATAATTGGTTCTGAAGTTGTTGTTGGTTTTTATATTTTTAAATATGTAAGTAAACATGGTAATTATAGATTTGGGGCTATGATAGCTACATCCATGGCGGTAATTATTTCTATGACTTTAATGGTGAGTATGGTAAGTGCTACAGCAGGATTCGAAGAAGCCCTACCACATCATCATCATGGTGAGCATCATCATGAAGAGGTTAGTGAAGAACGTGTATTGAAAGAGGTTATAGCTGAACAAGAAGTTTCAGAAGAGAAAATAATTGAAGAGGAAGTTATCAATGAAAAAATTACTAATGAAATAGAAACTGAAGATACTGACCTTGACCATAACCATATGGAATTTCATACTGCTGTTAGCAATATTAAATATTTTGTATTTACGGGATGGACAGCTGTTACTCTAATACTATTTGTGGGTATATTACTTGAATCAATAGGAACTACGTTGATCGTTAATTATTTCGTAAAGGTGAGACCAGGAATTGTATCTTCTGTTCAAAATAAAAACATGTAG
- a CDS encoding energy-coupling factor ABC transporter ATP-binding protein, with translation MEPLIKVQCLKHIYPDKTEVNLCGLDFIVKPGERVVVLGPNGSGKTTLISHILGLLSPVEGTVEVLGLSPDKNFNKIRKEIGVVFQNVDEQIIGPRVYDDIAFTPRNEGLKKDEVERIVSSAANMLNIEHLLNKIPHYLSGGQKKKVALAGALATMPQILIMDEPFDALDPKSKKEMVNLLNKLNKEKNITLILTTHDIDVVPQLADTIYVINHGNIVMKGTPEEVFSNVDVLRCANLEPPILAELFSRLCNNGFKTNIPKEIDEAEKLLMMLLEKRQIV, from the coding sequence ATGGAGCCTTTAATAAAAGTACAATGTTTAAAACATATCTATCCAGATAAAACTGAGGTTAATTTATGCGGTTTAGATTTTATTGTAAAACCAGGGGAACGGGTAGTGGTCTTGGGGCCTAATGGTTCAGGGAAAACTACATTAATCTCACATATATTGGGACTATTATCTCCAGTAGAAGGTACTGTGGAAGTTTTAGGTTTAAGCCCAGATAAAAACTTTAATAAAATACGAAAAGAAATAGGCGTTGTTTTTCAAAATGTAGATGAACAAATAATCGGGCCTAGAGTATATGACGATATTGCTTTCACTCCTCGAAACGAGGGATTGAAAAAAGATGAAGTGGAAAGGATAGTAAGTTCGGCTGCAAATATGCTAAACATAGAGCATTTATTAAATAAAATTCCTCATTATTTGAGTGGTGGCCAGAAAAAAAAGGTAGCTCTAGCCGGTGCTCTTGCTACAATGCCACAAATACTAATTATGGATGAGCCTTTTGATGCTTTAGACCCAAAATCGAAAAAAGAGATGGTTAATTTATTAAATAAATTAAATAAAGAAAAAAATATAACTCTAATTTTAACAACCCATGATATAGATGTAGTACCTCAATTAGCAGATACAATTTATGTTATCAACCATGGTAACATTGTAATGAAGGGCACACCTGAGGAAGTATTTTCTAATGTTGATGTATTGAGGTGTGCTAATTTAGAACCACCTATTTTAGCGGAATTATTCAGTAGATTATGTAATAACGGTTTTAAGACTAATATACCTAAGGAGATAGATGAGGCGGAGAAATTGTTAATGATGCTTTTGGAAAAAAGACAGATAGTGTAG
- a CDS encoding LTA synthase family protein, with translation MDLIESFNRKIFKDIILLTLLTSMKVFIFHHFIGIESNLLFINVKNLFIIFTLYSLGALLMEEKRKGAFICINFIVSLLLFIDAMYFSHFFTLIPFHSIFQARQLGPVSDSIFSLVKFKYLLFFVDFFLLWFIYRFKNNHVTQYKTVEKRFMLYVCVILIIVSGTMNESVISSANGIYTPHNLGIVNFHIYDVYNFFFRKPFDIARAEALIPVIADVEVPTKQGFGIGKGKNLIVIQAESIQNFVINREINGQVITPNLNKLINDSSIYFDRYYEQVGWGNTSDAEFISNNGYYPSTKIFSYKAYEGNEFYSLPIALKEKGYSTMAFHGNEAGFWNRNNIYEYQGIDRFISLEDFEADELIGIGLSDGSMFRQSMKFLKEQRKPFYSFFITLTSHHPFLMEEEYLKLNVGEQYKDTILDNYLQTVHYLDLQIGMFIEMLKEEGLYEDTIIVIYGDHQGLNMQNEEANQLMTDYLGEAYEEDEMFRVPLIVHMPNSGFEKRISVAAGQIDFFPTILNILGIDSDIRMNFGKDLLNTEDGFVAKQVKVTRGSFIDNEKIFVMSSDGIFENSRAWNIYTKEPVDLESCREGYERALLEVELSEYIMQNNLIPVVKEKGIGYLIEEFIE, from the coding sequence GTGGATTTAATAGAGAGTTTCAATAGAAAGATTTTCAAGGATATTATACTACTTACTTTGTTGACTTCCATGAAGGTCTTTATATTTCATCATTTTATTGGAATAGAAAGTAATCTTTTGTTTATTAATGTAAAAAACCTTTTTATAATTTTTACGTTATATTCACTAGGGGCGCTACTTATGGAAGAAAAAAGAAAAGGGGCATTTATATGTATTAATTTTATAGTATCTCTACTATTGTTCATCGATGCCATGTATTTTAGCCATTTTTTTACATTAATACCCTTTCATAGCATTTTTCAGGCTAGACAACTTGGTCCAGTGTCAGATAGTATCTTTTCGCTGGTAAAGTTCAAATATCTTTTGTTTTTTGTTGACTTCTTTTTACTATGGTTTATTTATAGGTTTAAAAATAATCATGTAACTCAATACAAAACCGTAGAGAAAAGGTTTATGTTATATGTTTGTGTTATATTGATAATAGTTTCTGGAACAATGAATGAAAGCGTTATATCCTCTGCAAATGGGATATATACTCCACATAACCTGGGTATAGTTAATTTTCATATTTATGATGTATATAACTTTTTCTTTAGAAAGCCCTTTGATATTGCTAGGGCTGAGGCATTAATACCAGTAATAGCTGATGTTGAAGTCCCTACAAAACAAGGATTTGGTATAGGTAAAGGTAAAAACTTAATCGTAATACAAGCTGAGTCAATTCAAAATTTTGTAATTAACAGAGAGATTAATGGACAGGTAATTACTCCTAATTTAAATAAATTAATTAATGATAGTAGCATATATTTTGATAGGTATTATGAGCAGGTTGGATGGGGAAATACTTCCGATGCGGAGTTTATTTCTAATAACGGGTATTATCCTTCTACAAAAATTTTTAGTTACAAAGCATATGAGGGTAACGAATTTTATTCTTTACCTATAGCACTTAAAGAAAAGGGCTATTCTACCATGGCATTCCACGGGAATGAAGCGGGTTTTTGGAACAGGAATAATATTTATGAGTATCAAGGAATAGATAGGTTTATTAGTCTTGAAGATTTTGAAGCTGATGAATTAATAGGAATAGGATTAAGCGACGGGTCTATGTTTAGACAGTCTATGAAGTTTTTAAAGGAACAAAGGAAACCTTTTTATTCATTCTTTATTACGCTTACATCCCATCATCCATTTCTTATGGAAGAGGAATACTTAAAGCTTAATGTAGGAGAACAATATAAAGATACTATTTTAGATAATTACTTACAGACTGTACATTACTTAGATTTGCAAATAGGGATGTTTATAGAAATGCTAAAAGAAGAAGGATTATATGAAGATACAATAATTGTAATTTACGGAGACCATCAGGGACTAAATATGCAAAACGAAGAAGCTAATCAGTTGATGACTGACTATTTAGGTGAAGCATATGAAGAGGATGAAATGTTTAGAGTGCCTTTAATAGTACACATGCCAAATAGTGGATTTGAAAAGAGAATTAGTGTTGCGGCGGGCCAAATTGATTTCTTCCCTACTATTTTAAATATTTTAGGTATTGATTCCGATATAAGAATGAATTTTGGTAAAGATTTATTAAATACTGAAGATGGGTTTGTTGCAAAACAAGTTAAAGTTACTCGTGGATCATTTATTGATAATGAAAAGATATTTGTTATGTCTTCTGATGGAATCTTTGAAAATTCTAGGGCTTGGAATATCTATACAAAAGAACCTGTAGACTTAGAAAGCTGCAGAGAAGGATATGAGAGGGCTTTACTAGAAGTTGAGCTTTCTGAGTACATTATGCAAAATAATTTAATACCAGTTGTAAAAGAAAAAGGAATAGGCTATTTGATAGAGGAGTTTATAGAATAA
- a CDS encoding energy-coupling factor transporter transmembrane component T family protein — translation MHLAEIDYISNNGESMLHRCRVFSKFILILCLLASLLLTSSLLKLSVLIAIILMLFIISKVSFKKIVHLALYPVFFSLIFALIMSRQSLVLAGVIILRALGAGLSMLLLITTTPYVDVFAFLSLFMPSLLVDIFIFTYRSFFILIEKIGSLMKSIKLKGGHKPLNICKNLSNIAGAIGVLIIHSFEMSERMYKIYTLRGYNGRIPLNVELFPLKAFDFAIISASIIILVGTVIPWSL, via the coding sequence ATGCATTTAGCAGAAATAGATTATATATCAAATAATGGAGAAAGTATGTTGCATAGGTGTAGAGTTTTTTCTAAATTCATCCTAATTCTATGCTTATTAGCTAGTCTGTTGTTGACAAGCAGCCTTTTAAAGCTATCTGTACTTATTGCTATAATTTTAATGTTGTTTATAATAAGTAAAGTTTCTTTTAAAAAAATAGTTCATTTAGCCCTTTATCCTGTATTTTTTAGTTTAATTTTTGCCCTTATTATGAGCAGACAATCACTTGTTTTGGCAGGAGTAATAATCTTAAGGGCTCTAGGTGCAGGTTTAAGCATGCTTCTTTTAATTACTACAACACCATATGTTGACGTTTTTGCTTTTCTTTCTTTGTTTATGCCAAGCCTATTAGTAGATATTTTTATATTTACATATAGATCCTTTTTTATATTGATAGAAAAAATTGGAAGTTTAATGAAAAGTATTAAACTAAAAGGCGGTCACAAGCCACTAAATATTTGTAAAAACCTAAGTAATATTGCAGGGGCTATAGGAGTACTTATAATTCACTCTTTTGAAATGAGTGAGCGTATGTATAAAATATATACTTTAAGAGGATATAACGGACGTATTCCGTTAAATGTAGAGCTTTTTCCACTAAAGGCTTTTGATTTTGCTATAATTAGTGCTTCGATTATTATTTTAGTTGGGACGGTGATACCATGGAGCCTTTAA